Proteins encoded within one genomic window of Cellulomonas xiejunii:
- the rpsC gene encoding 30S ribosomal protein S3: MGQKVNPLGYRLGITTDHRSRWFADSTKPGQRYRDYVREDVQIRKLMSTGLERAGIAKVEIERTRDRVRVDIHTARPGIVIGRRGAEADRIRGELEKLTGKQVQLNILEVKNAEIEAQLVAQGIAEQLASRVSFRRAMRKGIQSAQRAGAKGIRVQVSGRLGGAEMSRTEFYREGRVPLHTLRANIDYGFFEARTTFGRIGVKVWVYKGDMTEKEWAREQASQAPRPSRGGPRGDRGDRGDRGPRTGARRPERQDAPAPAAEAAPAADAPTESGTEA, from the coding sequence GTGGGACAGAAAGTCAACCCGCTCGGGTACCGCCTGGGCATCACGACCGATCACCGTTCGCGGTGGTTCGCCGACTCGACGAAGCCGGGTCAGCGCTACCGCGACTACGTCCGCGAGGACGTGCAGATCCGCAAGCTCATGAGCACGGGTCTCGAGCGCGCCGGTATCGCCAAGGTCGAGATCGAGCGCACGCGTGACCGTGTGCGCGTCGACATCCACACCGCCCGCCCGGGCATCGTCATCGGGCGTCGTGGCGCGGAGGCCGACCGCATCCGCGGCGAGCTCGAGAAGCTCACGGGCAAGCAGGTCCAGCTGAACATCCTCGAGGTCAAGAACGCCGAGATCGAGGCTCAGCTGGTCGCCCAGGGCATCGCCGAGCAGCTGGCGAGCCGCGTCTCGTTCCGTCGTGCCATGCGCAAGGGCATCCAGTCGGCCCAGCGTGCGGGTGCCAAGGGCATCCGCGTGCAGGTCTCCGGCCGCCTCGGCGGCGCGGAGATGAGCCGCACGGAGTTCTACCGCGAGGGTCGTGTGCCGCTGCACACGCTGCGCGCGAACATCGACTACGGCTTCTTCGAGGCCCGCACGACCTTCGGCCGCATCGGCGTGAAGGTCTGGGTCTACAAGGGCGACATGACCGAGAAGGAGTGGGCGCGCGAGCAGGCCTCGCAGGCTCCCCGTCCTTCCCGCGGCGGCCCGCGTGGAGACCGTGGCGACCGTGGCGACCGTGGTCCCCGCACCGGTGCACGTCGGCCGGAGCGTCAGGACGCACCCGCCCCGGCTGCCGAGGCGGCGCCCGCGGCGGACGCTCCCACCGAGTCCGGAACGGAGGCCTGA
- the rpsS gene encoding 30S ribosomal protein S19, with translation MPRSLKKGPFVDGHLQKKVDAQNEAGTKNVIKTWSRRSMITPDFLGHTFAVHDGRKHTPVFVTESMVGHKLGEFAPTRTFRGHEKDDRKGRRR, from the coding sequence ATGCCTCGCAGCCTCAAGAAGGGCCCGTTCGTCGACGGCCACCTGCAGAAGAAGGTCGACGCTCAGAACGAGGCCGGCACGAAGAACGTCATCAAGACGTGGTCTCGTCGTTCGATGATCACGCCGGACTTCCTCGGCCACACGTTCGCGGTGCACGACGGCCGCAAGCACACCCCGGTTTTCGTGACGGAGTCGATGGTCGGGCACAAGCTCGGCGAGTTCGCCCCCACGCGGACGTTCCGCGGCCACGAGAAGGACGACCGGAAGGGCCGTCGCCGCTGA
- the rpsJ gene encoding 30S ribosomal protein S10 — MAGQKIRIRLKSYDHEVIDSSARKIVDTVTRAGASVVGPVPLPTEKNVFCVIRSPHKYKDSREHFEMRTHKRLIDIIDPTPKAVDSLMRLDLPADVNIEIKL, encoded by the coding sequence ATGGCGGGACAGAAGATCCGCATCCGGCTCAAGTCCTACGACCACGAGGTCATCGACAGCTCGGCGCGCAAGATCGTCGACACGGTGACTCGCGCTGGTGCGTCGGTCGTGGGTCCGGTGCCGCTGCCGACGGAGAAGAACGTCTTCTGCGTCATCCGGTCGCCCCACAAGTACAAGGACAGCCGCGAGCACTTCGAGATGCGCACGCACAAGCGGCTCATCGACATCATCGATCCCACGCCGAAGGCCGTCGACTCGCTCATGCGTCTCGACCTGCCTGCGGACGTGAACATCGAGATCAAGCTCTGA
- the rplW gene encoding 50S ribosomal protein L23, which translates to MTAVGKDPRDILIAPVVSEKSYGLLDEGKYTFLVDPRANKTEIKIAVEHVFGVKVESVNTANRQGKARRTRFGIGRRKNTKRAIVTLREGSIDIFGGPVG; encoded by the coding sequence GTGACCGCCGTCGGCAAGGACCCGCGCGACATCCTGATCGCGCCGGTCGTCTCGGAGAAGAGCTACGGCCTGCTCGACGAGGGGAAGTACACCTTCCTCGTCGACCCGCGGGCCAACAAGACCGAGATCAAGATCGCCGTCGAGCACGTCTTCGGCGTCAAGGTCGAGTCGGTCAACACCGCGAACCGTCAGGGCAAGGCCCGCCGGACCCGCTTCGGCATCGGCCGCCGCAAGAACACGAAGCGTGCGATCGTCACCCTCCGCGAGGGCTCGATCGACATCTTCGGCGGACCGGTCGGCTGA
- the rplV gene encoding 50S ribosomal protein L22, producing the protein MEAKAKARFVRVTPQKARRVVDLIRGKQAAEAVAVLKFAPQAAAEPVLKTVQSAVANAVEGAKRNSERLDEADLYISEVFVDEGPTLKRFRPRAQGRASQILKRTSHITVVVAERETKGRAR; encoded by the coding sequence ATGGAAGCCAAGGCGAAGGCGCGGTTCGTCCGCGTCACGCCCCAGAAGGCCCGCCGCGTCGTGGACCTCATCCGTGGCAAGCAGGCGGCGGAGGCCGTGGCGGTGCTGAAGTTCGCGCCGCAGGCCGCGGCAGAGCCCGTCTTGAAGACGGTGCAGTCCGCGGTCGCGAATGCGGTCGAGGGGGCCAAGCGCAACAGCGAGCGACTCGACGAGGCAGACCTCTACATCTCGGAGGTCTTCGTCGACGAGGGTCCGACGCTCAAGCGGTTCCGTCCGCGGGCGCAGGGTCGGGCCAGCCAGATCCTCAAGCGCACGAGCCACATCACCGTGGTCGTCGCTGAGCGTGAGACGAAGGGACGGGCCCGATAG
- the rplB gene encoding 50S ribosomal protein L2 has protein sequence MGIRKYKPTTPGRRGSSVADFVEITRSQPEKSLVRPLHKTGGRNSTGRITTRHQGGGHKRAYRVIDFRRHDKDGVPAKVAHIEYDPNRTARIALLHYADGEKRYILAPNKVSQGDMLEAGAGADIKPGNNLPLRNIPTGTVIHAIELKPGGGAKIARSAGASVQLVAKDGPYAQLRMPSGEIRNVDLRCRATVGEVGNAEQSNINWGKAGRMRWKGKRPTVRGVAMNPIDHPHGGGEGKTSGGRHPVSPWGQSEGRTRRPNKPSDKLIVRRRRTGKKR, from the coding sequence ATGGGAATCCGCAAGTACAAGCCGACGACGCCTGGCCGCCGTGGCTCGAGCGTCGCCGACTTCGTCGAGATCACGCGCTCGCAGCCGGAGAAGTCGCTCGTCCGTCCGCTGCACAAGACCGGCGGTCGTAACTCGACCGGTCGCATCACGACGCGTCACCAGGGCGGCGGGCACAAGCGCGCCTACCGCGTGATCGACTTCCGTCGTCACGACAAGGACGGCGTGCCGGCCAAGGTCGCGCACATCGAGTACGACCCGAACCGCACCGCGCGCATCGCGCTGCTGCACTACGCGGACGGCGAGAAGCGGTACATCCTCGCCCCCAACAAGGTGTCGCAGGGCGACATGCTCGAGGCAGGCGCCGGGGCGGACATCAAGCCCGGCAACAACCTGCCGCTGCGCAACATCCCGACCGGTACGGTCATCCACGCCATCGAGCTCAAGCCCGGTGGCGGCGCGAAGATCGCACGTTCGGCCGGGGCGTCGGTGCAGCTCGTCGCCAAGGACGGGCCGTACGCGCAGCTGCGCATGCCCTCCGGTGAGATCCGCAACGTCGACCTGCGCTGCCGCGCCACGGTCGGCGAGGTGGGCAACGCCGAGCAGTCGAACATCAACTGGGGCAAGGCCGGCCGCATGCGGTGGAAGGGCAAGCGCCCCACCGTCCGTGGTGTGGCCATGAACCCGATCGACCACCCGCACGGTGGTGGCGAGGGCAAGACGTCCGGTGGACGTCACCCCGTCAGCCCGTGGGGCCAGTCGGAGGGCCGTACCCGTCGTCCGAACAAGCCGAGCGACAAGCTCATCGTGCGCCGTCGGCGCACCGGCAAGAAGCGCTGA
- the rplC gene encoding 50S ribosomal protein L3 has translation MVTQQNARPVTALLGTKLGMTQVWDEAGRLVPVTVVAVGTNVVTQVRSAESDGYSSVQLAYGQIDPRKVTKPLKGHFEKAGVTPRRHVAEIRTSNAAEYTLGQEITAGAFEAGQVVDVTGTTKGKGTAGVMKRHGFHGVGASHGAHRNHRKPGSIGGASTPSRVFKGIKMAGRMGVARQTTQNLTVHAIDVERGLLLVKGAVPGPKGGVVVVRSAAKGA, from the coding sequence ATGGTTACCCAGCAGAACGCGCGCCCCGTCACGGCGCTGCTCGGCACCAAGCTCGGCATGACGCAGGTGTGGGACGAGGCAGGCCGCCTCGTTCCCGTCACCGTCGTCGCCGTGGGTACGAACGTCGTGACGCAGGTCCGCTCCGCTGAGAGCGACGGCTACAGCTCGGTCCAGCTGGCCTACGGCCAGATCGACCCGCGCAAGGTCACCAAGCCGCTCAAGGGCCACTTCGAGAAGGCGGGGGTCACCCCCCGTCGGCATGTGGCCGAGATCCGTACGTCCAACGCTGCCGAGTACACGCTCGGGCAGGAGATCACGGCCGGTGCCTTCGAGGCCGGCCAGGTCGTGGACGTCACCGGTACCACCAAGGGCAAGGGCACGGCCGGTGTGATGAAGCGTCACGGCTTCCACGGCGTCGGCGCCTCCCACGGTGCGCACCGCAACCACCGCAAGCCCGGCTCGATCGGTGGCGCATCGACGCCGTCGCGCGTGTTCAAGGGCATCAAGATGGCCGGTCGGATGGGCGTCGCCCGTCAGACCACCCAGAACCTGACCGTGCACGCGATCGACGTCGAGAGGGGTCTGCTGCTCGTCAAGGGCGCGGTTCCCGGCCCCAAGGGCGGCGTCGTGGTCGTGCGTTCCGCTGCGAAGGGTGCGTGA
- the tuf gene encoding elongation factor Tu translates to MGKAKFERTKPHVNIGTIGHVDHGKTTLTAAISKVLHDKYPDLNPFTPFDQIDKAPEEKQRGITINIAHVEYQTEKRHYAHVDAPGHADYIKNMITGAAQMDGAILVVAATDGPMAQTREHVLLARQVGVPYLLVALNKADMVDDEEILELVEMEVRELLSSQDFDGDNAPVVRVSGLKALEGDPQWVKSVEDLLDAVDENVPDPVREIDKPFLMPIEDVFTITGRGTVVTGRVERGSLKVNEEVEIVGIKEKAIKTTVTGVEMFRKLLDYAEAGENVGLLLRGTKREEVERGQVVVKPGSITPHTEFEGQVYILSKDEGGRHNPFYGNYRPQFYFRTTDVTGVITLPEGTEMVMPGDNTEISVTLIQPIAMEEGLGFAIREGGRTVGSGRVTKITK, encoded by the coding sequence GTGGGCAAGGCGAAGTTCGAGCGGACGAAGCCGCACGTCAACATCGGGACCATCGGTCACGTCGACCACGGCAAGACGACGCTGACGGCCGCGATCTCGAAGGTGCTGCATGACAAGTACCCGGACCTGAACCCCTTCACGCCGTTCGACCAGATCGACAAGGCGCCTGAGGAGAAGCAGCGCGGTATCACGATCAACATCGCGCACGTCGAGTACCAGACCGAGAAGCGTCACTACGCGCACGTCGACGCCCCCGGTCACGCCGACTACATCAAGAACATGATCACGGGTGCGGCGCAGATGGACGGCGCCATCCTCGTGGTCGCGGCGACCGACGGCCCGATGGCCCAGACCCGCGAGCACGTCCTGCTCGCCCGTCAGGTCGGCGTGCCGTACCTGCTCGTGGCGCTCAACAAGGCCGACATGGTCGACGACGAGGAGATCCTCGAGCTCGTCGAGATGGAGGTCCGCGAGCTGCTGTCGTCGCAGGACTTCGACGGCGACAACGCGCCCGTCGTGCGCGTCTCGGGCCTCAAGGCCCTCGAGGGCGACCCGCAGTGGGTCAAGTCCGTCGAGGACCTGCTCGACGCGGTCGACGAGAACGTGCCGGACCCGGTCCGCGAGATCGACAAGCCGTTCCTCATGCCGATCGAGGACGTCTTCACGATCACCGGCCGTGGCACGGTCGTCACCGGTCGTGTCGAGCGCGGCTCGCTCAAGGTGAACGAGGAGGTGGAGATCGTCGGCATCAAGGAGAAGGCGATCAAGACCACCGTCACCGGTGTCGAGATGTTCCGCAAGCTGCTCGACTACGCCGAGGCGGGCGAGAATGTCGGCCTGCTCCTGCGCGGCACGAAGCGTGAGGAGGTCGAGCGTGGGCAGGTCGTCGTCAAGCCCGGCTCGATCACGCCGCACACCGAGTTCGAGGGCCAGGTCTACATCCTGTCCAAGGACGAGGGTGGCCGTCACAACCCGTTCTACGGGAACTACCGTCCCCAGTTCTACTTCCGGACGACGGACGTCACCGGTGTCATCACGCTGCCCGAGGGCACCGAGATGGTCATGCCCGGCGACAACACGGAGATCTCCGTGACGCTGATCCAGCCCATCGCGATGGAGGAAGGCCTCGGCTTCGCCATCCGCGAGGGTGGCCGCACCGTCGGCTCGGGCCGCGTCACCAAGATCACCAAGTGA
- the rplD gene encoding 50S ribosomal protein L4, translated as MSDTLTVDVLDEKGKKAGTADLPGDVFDATTNVPLIHQVVVAQLAAARQGTHDTKSRGEVRGGGRKPYKQKGTGRARQGSTRAPQFAGGGVVHGPTPRDYSQRTPKKMKAAALRGALSDRARAGRVHVVTGFAPGEVPSTKSAIAVLDNLSGRKHVLVVVERQDEITWKSLRNVERVHLLVADQLNTYDVLISDDVVFTQGALDAFLAGPVKGAKAVASESEANEETK; from the coding sequence ATGAGCGACACGCTGACCGTCGACGTCCTCGACGAGAAGGGCAAGAAGGCCGGAACGGCCGACCTGCCCGGTGACGTCTTCGACGCCACGACGAACGTCCCGCTGATCCACCAGGTCGTCGTCGCCCAGCTCGCCGCGGCGCGCCAGGGCACCCACGACACCAAGAGCCGCGGCGAGGTCCGCGGTGGTGGCAGGAAGCCGTACAAGCAGAAGGGCACCGGCCGCGCCCGTCAGGGTTCGACCCGTGCACCTCAGTTCGCCGGTGGTGGTGTCGTCCACGGCCCCACCCCGCGTGACTACTCGCAGCGGACCCCGAAGAAGATGAAGGCCGCGGCGCTCCGCGGTGCTCTCTCGGACCGCGCGCGTGCCGGTCGCGTCCACGTCGTCACGGGCTTCGCCCCGGGTGAGGTCCCGTCGACGAAGTCCGCGATCGCGGTCCTCGACAACCTCTCCGGCCGCAAGCACGTCCTCGTGGTCGTCGAGCGTCAGGACGAGATCACCTGGAAGTCGCTGCGGAACGTCGAGCGGGTCCACCTGCTCGTCGCCGACCAGCTCAACACCTACGACGTCCTCATCTCGGACGACGTGGTCTTCACGCAGGGCGCGCTCGACGCGTTCCTCGCCGGCCCCGTCAAGGGCGCGAAGGCTGTCGCTTCCGAGTCCGAGGCCAACGAGGAGACGAAGTGA